GGAAAATCCACCATCCGGAGATGCGCCTGCTCCAGAGCCTGCTCGCCATGTCCCTCTCATCCACTGGATTCGCCGCTGAAACCATCGCCAGGGAGTGGGATGCGCCCAACGGCATCCACATCCCTTACCGCCTCGCCGTTCCGGAGAAGGTGGAGGAGGGGAAAGTCTATCCGCTCGTCCTTTTTCTCCATGGTGCGGGTGAGCGCGGTGACGACAACAAGAAGCACCTGAAGCACGGCATCAGCTCCATCCTCGCCGGTGCGGAGAAGCTCAACGAGCCTTGCTTCCTCATCGCGCCCCAATGCCCCGCCGAGCTGTGGTGGGCGGATCTCGACGCGGAGAAGCGGCGGCTGGTCGCGGCCAAGGAGCCGAACCCGCGGTTGGAGGCCGTGCTCGCGCTGGTGGAGGAATTTTCAAAAACCCACCCCGTAGATCCGAAGCGCTTCTATGTCACCGGCATCTCCATGGGTGGCTTCGGCACCTGGGACCTGATGGGCCGTGCGCCGGAGAAAATCGCCGCCGCTCTTCCCATCTGCGGCGGCGGGGATCCATCGATCGTTTCGCGTTACAAGGATGTGCCGGTCTGGACCTTCCACGGTGATGCGGACCCCACGGTGCCGGTTGCGGCGACCACGGATCTCATCGAGGCTCTGGAAAAAGCGGGCGGCAAGCCGAAGCTCACCATCTACCCTGGCGTGAAGCACGACTCCTGGACGATGACCTACGACAATCCGGAGGCCATCCGCTGGCTGTTTTCGCAGAAGCGGAAGTGAGCGCAGTGTAGCGTAATGGCTGCGCCATTACGGCTGGGAAGATTCTCCTCTCTCCCTGCAATGCAGCATGGAACGGATGATATCCATGATGGATTGAAATCGGGAGATCACACCGGTTCACCCAGCCGGAACGGCGCAGCCGCCCCGCTACGGAGAATGGGAATACTCTACGGCACCACCGGCTTCACCGGAGCCCCCGCCTCATCCACGGGATAGAGCGCCTTCTCCTCCTCCAGCGCGGTTGCGAGCGCCTTCATCATCCGGCTGAGGTTGGCGGGGTCGGATGAGGAAAGATCCTCCTGCTCGAAGGGGTCGTTCTTCAGATTGAAGAGCTGGTAGCGGGTGTTCCCGTTCTCAGCGTCGGGGAAATAGTGATAGGCCACTTTCCAGTCCCCTTCACGGTAGGTGGTGAAATGGTTGCTGCGGTGCGGCGCGTGCGGGTAGTGCATGAGGAATGCATCCGGATGGCTCCCGTCCGCCGCGCCCGTCAGCAGGGTATCGAGCTTCCGTCCGTCCATCTCGTAGGCTTCCGGAGCCGCAACCCCTGCAAGACCGGTGAGGGTGGGGAAGATGTCATGGATCGCCGCGAATTGTGTCTGCACCGCTCCCTGCTTCACGGGCAGTTTCTTCTGGTTCGCATTATCGGCGGACGGCTTTGCCCACGCGGCGATGAACGGGCTGCGCATGCCGCCCTCGTAGTGGGAGCCTTTCTTGCCGCGCAGCGGGGCGGCGCTGCCCACGTTGTGGGCCTCGCCCAGCGGGGAGTCCGAGCCGTTGTCACCCAGAAAAACGATCAGCGTGTCCTCCGCCACGCCCAGCTTTTCCAGATGGTCCATCAGGTCGCCCAGGGACTTGTCCATGCCCTCGACCAGCGTGGCGAACGCCTGCGCCTTCGGCGGTTTTCCACTATCCTTATAGTGGTCGGCGAACCTGGCATCGGACTCGAACGGAGTATGGACCGCGTAGTGTCCCAGATGGAGGAAAAACGGCTTCTTGTCCTTCACCGCCAGCTCCACCTGGGCGTTGGCTTCCAGCGTGAGCGCCTCCGTGAGGAAGATGTCCTGGCCGTGGTATTTCTCCAGGCCCTTCACGGCATTTGCCACCTGCTTCGTCTTCGCGCCGAAATCCAGAGTCCCCTTGTAGCTCGCGGGATGGCCGATGGGTCCACCGGCGATGTTCACATCAAACCCGAGGTTGAGCGGATCCGCGCCCTCGGAGTCCCCGGGACCGAAGTGCGCCTTGCCAACCTGGATGGTGCGGTAGCCGGCCTTTTGCAGCAGGCGCGGCAGGGTCACATCATCCTTCCGCAGCCCTTTCCAGTTCCACTCCGGCGGGCCGTTCGGTCCGCGGTTGTCGGTGGACTGGTTGATCCAGTTCGTCGTCCGGTGGCGGGCCGCGTTCTTTCCGGTGATGAGGGAGATGCGGCTCGGCGAGCAAAGGCTCATCGCGTTGAACTGGTTGAAGCGGATGCCCCGTTCGGCCAGGCGCTCCATGGAAGGTGTGCGGAAATAATCGTTGAGCGGATAGCGCTGCGGCTTGCCGGATACATCCGTCAGGAAGGGAACCGATGTGTCCATCACCCCCATGTCATCCACCAAGAAGATGATGATGTTCGGTTGGGCGGCGGAAACCGTGGCGGAAAGACAGAGGGCGAGGAAAAGGGCTTTCAGGAAATTCATCATCGGAAGGGGGGAAGGGTGGAGGGATACGGTTGCCGTTGCACGCACTCTTTCCCTGAGGGCGGAGGTGGAATGTGCGAATCCTTTTCCAACTGCGGCCCATGCGCGGTCCGGATAGGATGCCAGCGGATGGCGGGATCATCCGCCATGCCAAACCTTGGAAAGCCATGGAATGGATTCTGATCATATCAACCGGCTTCATCCTGTTCTTCGGTTTCGTGGTGTTCATCCTGAGACGCTTGACCGGAGAGGCCCGGGAGACCGGGAAGCACGACGGCTGGACCCCGGATAGCCAGGGATATTCCAGCACGGGTGGATCCGGCGGAACGTGGGATGGGGACTCCGGCGGTGGCGGCGATTGCTGACAAAGACAGCATCGGAGCCGGTCACAGCTCCACATCGAAGAAATCCAGCATCACCTGCCGGTACACGTCGCGCTTGAACTCCGGCAGCCACTCCAGGTCGAACTCCGTCGGGTGGATCCAGCGGTGGGCGCGGAACTCCCGGGGCCGTTGGTTCACGTTCACCGGTGGTGCGGAGTCCAGCAGCTCACAGAGGTAGTAGGTCTGCTCCTGGCCCTGGTTGCCGTGCTTCTGCAGCTTCTTCTGCCGCACCTGCTCCGGGTAGAGATAGCGGTAGCCGCTGCGCTTTTTCACGATCCGGAGATGCTTCGGCCCGATGCCGATCTCCTCCTTCACTTCGCGGAACAGCGCGCCTTCCAGTGACTCCCCCGCGTCCACTCCGCCCTGCGGGAACTGCCATGCCCCGGGGATGGTCCACCGCTCGCAGATCAGCAAGGAACCGTCAGCCCTCACGATCAGCGCGGCGACGTTCGACCGGTAGCGGACCATGGCTGGAACCCTGTGGGATTTCCGGAATCGTGACAATATTTAACTTGTCCGAAGCACTTTCCGAATGCTGGCCATCGCCACCGGATCCTGCCACATCTGTCAGGGATGAAGACCCATGCCCTTGTCCTGTCTGCGGTCCTTGCCG
The nucleotide sequence above comes from Akkermansiaceae bacterium. Encoded proteins:
- a CDS encoding dienelactone hydrolase family protein, which encodes MRLLQSLLAMSLSSTGFAAETIAREWDAPNGIHIPYRLAVPEKVEEGKVYPLVLFLHGAGERGDDNKKHLKHGISSILAGAEKLNEPCFLIAPQCPAELWWADLDAEKRRLVAAKEPNPRLEAVLALVEEFSKTHPVDPKRFYVTGISMGGFGTWDLMGRAPEKIAAALPICGGGDPSIVSRYKDVPVWTFHGDADPTVPVAATTDLIEALEKAGGKPKLTIYPGVKHDSWTMTYDNPEAIRWLFSQKRK
- a CDS encoding sulfatase-like hydrolase/transferase, whose product is MMNFLKALFLALCLSATVSAAQPNIIIFLVDDMGVMDTSVPFLTDVSGKPQRYPLNDYFRTPSMERLAERGIRFNQFNAMSLCSPSRISLITGKNAARHRTTNWINQSTDNRGPNGPPEWNWKGLRKDDVTLPRLLQKAGYRTIQVGKAHFGPGDSEGADPLNLGFDVNIAGGPIGHPASYKGTLDFGAKTKQVANAVKGLEKYHGQDIFLTEALTLEANAQVELAVKDKKPFFLHLGHYAVHTPFESDARFADHYKDSGKPPKAQAFATLVEGMDKSLGDLMDHLEKLGVAEDTLIVFLGDNGSDSPLGEAHNVGSAAPLRGKKGSHYEGGMRSPFIAAWAKPSADNANQKKLPVKQGAVQTQFAAIHDIFPTLTGLAGVAAPEAYEMDGRKLDTLLTGAADGSHPDAFLMHYPHAPHRSNHFTTYREGDWKVAYHYFPDAENGNTRYQLFNLKNDPFEQEDLSSSDPANLSRMMKALATALEEEKALYPVDEAGAPVKPVVP
- a CDS encoding NUDIX domain-containing protein, whose amino-acid sequence is MVRYRSNVAALIVRADGSLLICERWTIPGAWQFPQGGVDAGESLEGALFREVKEEIGIGPKHLRIVKKRSGYRYLYPEQVRQKKLQKHGNQGQEQTYYLCELLDSAPPVNVNQRPREFRAHRWIHPTEFDLEWLPEFKRDVYRQVMLDFFDVEL